The following proteins come from a genomic window of Metarhizium brunneum chromosome 2, complete sequence:
- the gloB2_1 gene encoding Glyoxylase B2 translates to MDQKITVHDIHEPNTGTWQYVVADPSTMSAAIIDSVLDFDPASASISTKSADGLLALIKDKGYKVDLILETHAHADHLTAAAYLQDQLGKSQGSRPEIGIGKRIAEVQKRFGDRYGVKKDDYENAFDRLFEDEDEFKIGNMNATVLYLPGHTPDHVGYKIQDNIFCGDSLFNADVGSARCDFPGGDATQLYNSVQKLLSHGPHVKIWTGHDYPPEARAGRAISAMTVSQQREQNKHLKDGTSQDEFVTWRSERDATLKEPRLIHYALQINIRAGRLPKPTTTGDRLVHVPLKSPF, encoded by the exons ATGGACCAGAAGATCACAGTTCACGATATTCATGAGCCAAATACTGGAACTTGGCAATATGTCGTCGCAGACCCGTCTACTATGAGCGCGGCCATTATCGATTCCGTCTTGGACTTTGACCCTGCCTCCGCCAGCATCAGTACGAAAAGCGCAGATGGTTTGCTCGCTTTAATTAAAGACAAGGGCTACAAAGTAGACCTGATTCTGGAGACACACGCCCATGCCGATCACCTCACTGCCGCAGCATACTTGCAGGACCAGCTTGGAAAAAGTCAAGGCTCTCGACCCGAAATAGGCATTGGCAAGCGCATAGCCGAGGTGCAAAAGCGATTCGGGGATCGGTACGGCGTCAAAAAGGACGACTATGAAAATGCTTTTGATAGGCTAtttgaggacgaggacgagttcAAGATTGGTAATATGAATGCAACTGTGCTGTACCTACCTGGCCACACGCCAGACCACGTTGGATACAAGATTCAAG ACAACATCTTTTGCGGCGACTCCCTTTTCAACGCCGACGTCGGTTCCGCGCGCTGCGACTTCCCCGGCGGCGATGCGACGCAGCTGTATAACTCGGTGCAGAAACTGCTCAGCCACGGACCGCATGTCAAGATATGGACTGGACATGACTACCCGCCCGAGGCCAGGGCTGGTCGTgccatctcggccatgacGGTCAGCCAGCAGCGGGAACAGAACAAACACCTCAAAGACGGGACCTCGCAGGACGAGTTTGTGACTTGGAGGAGCGAGAGAGACGCCACCTTGAAAGAACCGCGCTTGATTCACTATGCTTTACAGATTAATATCAGGGCAGGACGACTGCCGAAGCCGACGACAACGGGCGATCGATTGGTTCATGTACCGTTGAAAAGTCCATTTTAG